The sequence below is a genomic window from Deltaproteobacteria bacterium GWC2_55_46.
GCAAACCTCTCCCCCCTGCCCGCATAGACGAGATGGGCGAAGTAGCCCCTGTCTATCCCTTCCCTCTCTATCAACTCGAATATGAAGGGCAGCTCCCCTATCGTCTTCCTGCTCATCGTGAAGCGCACTCCGACGATGAGGCCGGCGTCACGGCAATGCCTCATGCCTTCTATCGCCAGCCTGTACCCGCCTTTGCTGCCCCTGAGCCTGTCGTTTACCTCTTCGCCACCGTCAAGGCTTACCCCCACGTAGACGACACCAGCGTCCTTGATCCTTTGCGCGGTCTCTTCCTCTATCGAGACTCCGTTTGTGGAAAGGATGCTCCTTACGCCCCTGGAGGCGGCGTACTCGATGAGCTTGAAAATATCGGGCCTTTGCAGCGGGTCCCCGCCTGAGAATATGAGGGCAGGCACCTTGAAGTCGGCAAGCCCGTCTATGATGGCGAGCGCTTCAGTTGTGGAGAGCTCTCCAGGGTATTCTTTTTTTCCGGAGTCGTTGTAGCAGTGTACGCAGCTGAGGGTGCAGCTCCTGGTGATGTTCCAGACCACGACCGGGCGGTCCTCACGCAAATAGCGAGCGCTATCCGTGGAGCTACCCTGGCCCGGCAAAGACTTCCCGAGAAGCTTTGATACGCTCAGCATAGCTTTAGTCCTGGATGAGAGGTAGGATAGCTACTTTGACTTATTCTGCCTGAACCTCATGTATGAGATCAGCTCGTCTATCTCGTCCGGGCTCAAAACGGCAAGACCGCCCATGCCCTTAAGATAGCCCTTCATGGGCGTGCCGGGCCTTCCCCACATGATCGTGCCCCTGAGCTCGCCATCGGATATCGACGACAGAAGGCCCGCGTCTAACAGCGGCGGGGCCATCGCGCCCTCGCCTTCCGGGCCGTGACAGCCGCCGCAGAGGATGAAATGCCTTTCGCCCCTTTGAGTATATAAGGGCGAAACTGCATGGGACGGGGCAACTACCTGCTCGCCTTCCTGCCATGATTTTATGTACGACGCTATATCTTCAATCTCCAGGCTTGCGAGCCTTCCGTTAAAGGACGGACAACCGAGCAGAGGCCTGCCATAGAGCATCGTCCCGGTAAAATAATCGAGGGTGACCGTGCGAAGGAGCCCCTCTTTCCTCAGGGCAGGGGCCTTTAGCCCCTCGCCCCCCTTGCCGTGGCATGAGGAGCAGTTTTCAATGTACAGAGTCCTGCCTTTCCCCTCCGAAAAAGCGTACGAAGGGAAGAGCCCGATGGAGATGATGACAAGGAGGGAAGCAGAGAAGAATTTCACAGATCCGATTCTATCAGAAAATGAAGAAAATGTTAACATGAAAAAGGAAATCAGGTTGACAGAAGAAGAAGTCGGTGCTAAGTTGGTTAATAGTAAAAGGCGCAAAATGTTCAGGTAAACTGCGTTTTTTGTAACAATCATCACCATATGCCGCCAGCCTCTCCTTACGCTCGTTATCCTTGGCGTATTTCTAAATATTTTGTTACAATTTTATATTTTTACTAACTCTAACGGCACTACTCAAGGTCTGATTTGACTCCAAAGGTCTATCTTGTCGGGGCAGGGCCCGGTGATCCGGAGCTAATAACCATCAAAGGCAGACGTGTCCTCGAAGAGGCTCAAGTCGTCATCTACGACCGTCTCGTCTCAGAGCGGATACTCGACCTCGCTGGAGATGACGCCGAGCTTATATTCGTAGGCAAGGAGACCTCCTTCCACTCCACTGCCCAGGAAGATATCAACCGCCTCATCGCGGCGCACGCCAGGAGAGGAAAACGGGTAGTAAGGCTCAAGGGCGGCGACCCTTATATCTTCGGGAGGGGCGGTGAGGAGGCCTCCCACCTGCATGATGAAGGCATCCCTTTCGAAGTGGTGCCTGGCGTCACCGCAGCCTCCGGCATAGGGGCCTACGCCGGTATCCCGCTTACAGACCGCCGGTACTCCCAGGCCGTGACCCTCGTTACCGGCCACCGCATGAAGGGCGAAGGGCTCGAAGACCTCAACTGGGCCGCCCTTGCCGGGCTTGGCCACACCCTGGTCTTCTACATGGGAGTGGCCAATATTTCCGAGATAACCGGCAAGCTCATGGCGAACGGTCGGGCTCCTTCGACTCCGGCGGCTATGGTCAGCCGCGGCACAATGCCGGGGCAAAGGACGGTACTCGGCACGCTATCCGACATAGACGTACGGTGCAGGGAAGAGGGGGTAAAGCCCCCGGCGCTACTCATCATCGGAGAGGTCGTTGAGCTAAGCCGCGTCCTTAACTGGTCCGAGCAGGCGTTGGACGAATCTCAGGTCCCGATCGACGGGCCGCTTAAATCCTTCGGCTAAAAAGGCTTTAAAAGGAGTGTGGGATGACAGATACGCTGGATGGCATTGATAAGAGCCTTCTGAACAGGATCCAGGGTGATTTTCCGTTGTCTGCCGACCCCTACTCGGAGATAGGGCGCGAGCTTGGGATAAGCGCTGAGGAGGCGCTTTCAAGGATGCGCGCCCTCGTAGAGGCCGGGGTCGTCCGCAAGGTCGGGGCGTTCTTCGACGCGCGCAAGATGGGCTACACCTCTACCCTTTGCGCCATGGACGTGCCTCAGGAGAGGCTTCAGGAGGCGGCCTCGGCCGTAAACTCGTACCCGGAGATCACGCATAATTACCTGCGGGCCGGCCACCCCAACATGTGGTTCACCGTTATAGCCGGGTCGAAAGAGAGGATAGAAGAGATAATATCCGAGATATCGGTCAAGACATCTGTGTGTCCCATACGCAACCTCAACGCGACGAAGATGTTCAAGGTGAAGGTCGACCTCAAGGTGGGGGAATGATGGAACCGAGGGACATAGAGCTTATAAGGGCGCTGCAGGACGAAGAGATATTCCTTATGCAGAGGCCCTTCGAAGAGGCGGCAAGGAGGCTTGGCTGGGGGCTTCAAGAGGTGCTTGAGCGCGCCGCGGCGCTTAAAGGTTCAGGGGTCATAAGGAGGTTCGGCGCCGCGCTCACCCCAAGGAACGCCGGGTTCAAGGCCAATTCGATGGTGGTCTGGGAGATAGCCGA
It includes:
- a CDS encoding transcriptional regulator, which translates into the protein MTDTLDGIDKSLLNRIQGDFPLSADPYSEIGRELGISAEEALSRMRALVEAGVVRKVGAFFDARKMGYTSTLCAMDVPQERLQEAASAVNSYPEITHNYLRAGHPNMWFTVIAGSKERIEEIISEISVKTSVCPIRNLNATKMFKVKVDLKVGE
- a CDS encoding uroporphyrinogen-III C-methyltransferase is translated as MTPKVYLVGAGPGDPELITIKGRRVLEEAQVVIYDRLVSERILDLAGDDAELIFVGKETSFHSTAQEDINRLIAAHARRGKRVVRLKGGDPYIFGRGGEEASHLHDEGIPFEVVPGVTAASGIGAYAGIPLTDRRYSQAVTLVTGHRMKGEGLEDLNWAALAGLGHTLVFYMGVANISEITGKLMANGRAPSTPAAMVSRGTMPGQRTVLGTLSDIDVRCREEGVKPPALLIIGEVVELSRVLNWSEQALDESQVPIDGPLKSFG